The Streptomyces griseiscabiei genomic sequence ACCTGGCGCACGCGGCCTGTTCGGCAGGTCTCAGGGACATCGCCGGATCGTTGTTCAGCATCATCGGACAGCGGGCGACCCGCGCGCCCTGGTCGTACACCGGCGACCCGGCACGCCAGTTCACGAAGTGGCGCAAGGAGTACCTGCTCCGGGCCTGAGGCACCGGCGGGCGCGCGGCGTGCGGCACCGGGCCTCGATCTCGGCCGTCAGCCATCAGTCGTCAGCCGTCAGCCGTTTGTCGTCAGCCGTCAGTCGAGGCGGCGGCCTCGCGGACGGCTCCCGACGGTAAGGGGGTACCGGCCGCTCCCTCGTCGGCGCGCCAGCGCTGGGACCTGCGGACCCTGTCCTCCGGTACGGGCTCCAGGAGGATGACCGCCCCCTCGGCGAGGCGGATGGGCGTCATGGCCACTCCGGGCAGGGCGGCGAGGGTGAGGAGGCCGTCGTCCGCCAGGTCGTACCGCGTGTCGCCGTCATCCGACGCCTCCCCGTCCGCGCCCCGCTGATCGGCGCACGGGCGCAGGGCGACGGTGCCCTGCGGCTCGGCGTTCAGGCACAGATCGGGGGCGGCGCGGTTGCGCAGCCGTCCCCCGTCCTCCAGCCACCACAACTGCGTCGCGGACTCCCCGCACTCCGCCGTCACCGCGGGCACGCCCTCCACGTCCGTCGCATCCGTCGCGGCGCGCAGGTCGAGGCAGAGCCCGGTCCGCGCATTGCGCAAACGGGTGGCCGCGGCCTCGCCCGTGCCGGGGGCCGGGGCCTCCCGCGCCGGGGGTACGGCGGACCGCCCGGGAGCGGTGCCCGACGAGGGCGCGGCCGGTCCGGGTACCGAGGCACCGGCCGCCTCGCGGTCGCCGTCGGTGCCGCCGAGGACCATGGGCGTGGCCGCGACCACCCCGCACAGCACCACACCCGAGACGACCAGCAGTGGCCACCGGCGCCGCCGTGGCGCGGGAGCGACCGGGGCCGCCGGCGGGGTCCCCTCGTCCTCGGTCACCGGGGCGGACGCCGAGCGCACGCGGGCCGACGCGGTCGCCCGGCGGGCGGGCCGGGTCGCGAGGTAGTCCGCGGCGCGGAAGCCCAGCACGGCCTCGGCGAGCAACGTGGGGAGCCGGTCCGGCGACTGGTCCAGCCGGTCCACCGCCGCCCGGCAGTAGGCGCAGACGTCGAGGTGGTCGCGTACCTCCGCCATCATCTCGGTGGTTCCCGGGCGGGCGTGGACGTCGATGAGCCGGTTGAGGCGGCGGCAGCGCTCGTCGGGCGCGCGATCGAGGTGGACCCGTACGCATTCGTCGCGCAGCAGGGCGCGGGCGCGCCCGGGGTTCAGGAGGAAGGGTTCGGCGCCGAGCAGGGGCGCCACCGTTTCCAGGTCCTCGGCCTCGACCACGGTGTGCCACAGGAGCGACTGCACACGGTCCGGCAGGTTGCGCAGGGCGCGCAGGACCAGGCCTCCGGTGCCGCTCCCGGGGCCCGTGGCCGGTGCCGCCGGGCGCGCGTCGCCGGGCACACCGTCCCGCAGGTCCGGGTGGAGGGACGATCGTCTGTCGTCCGTACGCCATTCCAGGGCGGCGTCGTGGACGGCCGTGAGCAGTCTCGGCCGCCACGGGAAACCGGCGCCGACATGGGGGGCCAGGTCGGCGTGGGCGTTCCGGAACGCCTGCCCGGCCAGCCGCTCCGCGGCGCCCCGGCGCGGCACCGTGCACAACGACGCGTAGTCCAGGACGGATCTGCCGTGCGCCGCCAGCAGTTCCTCGGCCGAAGGCACCGCGTCCGCGCGTTCCTCGTCCCTGTCCCTCGGCTCGGTGTCCGCGAAGGCGAAATCCGCTCCGGTCGTCATACGTTCTCCTTCGCGAACGGAGCCCGCACCGTGGGCACACCCTTCATGCCTTCGGTCCCCTCCCTGTGCCGAACCGTCGATCGACCAGGAGTACGGCCCGGGCGGTTACACGGTTCACGCCAGGGCAGTGTCTTCGGCCGCCGGCCGTCCCGCGCGTACCGCTCTCACCCCCGTGGTCATGACGGCCGTCCGGGCCACGGGGGTGAGAGCGGTACGGGTCAGGTCACCATCGGTACCAGCGGCCGCGACCGCCTCCCGTGGTGGTGGAACGCATCACGAAGCCCAGCAGCCAGACCACCAGCACGGCGATCGCCAGCCACCAGAGAACCTTGACGGCGAAACCCGCACCGAAAAGAACGACCGCGAGCAGCAGAACCAAAAGCAGGGGAACCATAGTCATCGACCTCCTGCGGCTCCGTGTGCCCTGCCGATGCCTCCTCATTCCCACGATGTGCCTTGTTTGTGAAGGCGCGGTCGGGGAACTGAGGATCCGGCTCGCGTGCGGCGGCGGCTGTGGCGGTGGCCTCAGGAGGCGGCGGTCCTGGGGTCGATCCACAACGACCGGGACACGGCGCACAGTTCGCCCTCGGCCGTGGTCAGGGCGACGCCCATCGTGTGTTTGCGGCCGGACTCCGACAGCAGCCACGCGTACACGAGGTACCGCTCGCCGGTGACGACCGGCCGCAGGACCGTGCCCGTGAGGGCCGCGGTGACGGCGCCCGGGCGCTGGGTGCCGAGGTAGCGGCCCGCCCAGTTTCCGGGGCAGTCCAGGGCGCCCCAGACCAGTCGGGGCGGGAGGAGGCCGTCCGGATCGGCGAAGGCGTGGGACGGGGTCCAGGCGGAGGCCACCAGATCGCGGCCCGGCACCGGTGCGCAGTGCACCCGCAGCCCGCGATCGGCGGCGCGCAGACCGCAGCCGAAGCAGTCGACCACCCCCGTCGGCGGCTCCGCACGGTACCGCTCCGCCGCGGCGGCCGCCTCGTCCCACGAGGGCGCGGCCGGCACGTCGAGCGGCAGTTCCGCGGGGCGGGCGGCGGCGAGGGGCCGTCCGGGTTCGCCCGCTTCCACGCTTCCCGCCGCCGTCCCGGTGACCCGCACGGGCACGCCGACGGGCACCGGCCCGCGGAAGTCCACCCGCACCGTCTTCGCCCCGGACCTCTCCGCCAGCACGCCCGCGACGTACCCCCCGAAGGCCACTCCCGGGTAGCCGACGTACAGCTCCGGCACCACGATCGCGTCACTCGTCGTCATGATCCCCACTCCACCACATCCCGACGACCGCACCCCGACGACCGCACCCCGACGCCCACGCTCCGTCGACCGGCTGCACCGGCTGCGCCGACCGGGGGGCCGACCCCCTACCGGCCACTGGCAATCCGCCCTCCGACCGGCGACAGCTACCGTGTTCGCATGTCGACGCGAGGCACAGCGGGGTGCAGGGGATGGGTGAGGGACGAATGAGCGATCACGAGGTACTGCCGGCGTCGGTGGACACGGACGCCCTGCTCGCCCTGGCCCAGGGGCACCACGAGCGCGTCGCACGGGCCGCGGGCACCCGCGAGGCCGGCGGCCATCTGGTGAAGGCCTACGCTCTGGAGGCGCCGGGCCGCACCGTCACGGAGCAGGACATCGCCGCCGCCCTGCGGATCGTCGCGGCGCATCTGGAACTCGGCCGTGTCCGGGGGTCGCTGGGGCTCGCCGTCCTGATCGTGCACGCCGGCGGCGACGGCGACTACGTCCTGGTGCACACCTGGATCGAGGGGCACATGTCCGACCTGGCGGTCCTCACCGGTCCGGCCGGCCGCCCGGACGAGCTGCGTCCGGGCCGCACCGGCCTCGCCCCCTGCGTCTGGGAGGCCGCGATCCTGGCCCATGAACGCGAGGCGTACTCCCGCCATCTCCTCGACGGCGACGGTCCGATCGCCGACCGCCTCGCCCTCTGGTCCTCGGACACCCTTACGGGAAGCGTCCGTTGAACACGGCCCTCGCCCGGGGACGGCCCGTCAGGGCTTCTTCTCCACGTCCTTGACCGAGGTCGGCCCCATCTGCTTGGCGCTGGCGTACTCCGGCATGGTCATGGGCTTGTCGAACAGGAAGAACGACTGGTTCGTGCCGACCGTGAACTCCATGTAGGCGTCCGTCGTGGCGTCGAAGCCGTAGTAGGCGTTGCAGGTGGACCCCGTCGTGTACGTGCCGTCCATGCCGGGCTGCGCGAGGACCGCGACGCCGTTGTTGGTGGACTCCACCTTCTCCGTCGGAGTGAGCATCTTGCAGCGCGGCACCGGCAGGCCCTTCATGATGAAGTACCCGTACTCGCCGTTGGCGTTCTGGATGTAGACGTACGACAGCTTGCCGCGCTTCCCCCATGTCTTGACCCACTGGTTGATCGCCTCGCGGGTCGGCGAGTACTCCATGCGGCCCGCCGGCTGCTGGGCCACGAGGTGGTCGTAGTTCTGCTGCTTGGCCGCGTTCTCCTTGTCCTGGCTGGAGTCGGTGCAGGACGTCAGGGCGAGGCCCACGACGAGCGCGACGACGGTGGCCAGGGCGATGCGTACGAAGTTCTTCATGGGGTGCTGCCCTCTTTCCGGGATGCGCCGGTGGTCAGTTGGTGCACGTCGTACGCTCGGCGTCGGCGTCCAGCGCGTACGGCAGGTCCTTGTCCCGGAAGGGCGCGCGGTGCTCCTGCGCGGCCTTCGAGTTGTAGTCGTTGACCGACTCGATCCGTGTGGCCCTGAGCGCGGTGATCGACTGGTCGATCTGTGTCGTGCGCGTCTCCGAAGCGGTCTTCCGCTCCTCCTGAAGCGCCTCGATCGTCCCTTCGGCGTTCTGCACGGCCTCGCACAGCTCGAAGAAGTCCTCGTACGTGGACTGCCGGAACACGCCCGAGCCGACGGTGTTGTCGCGTTCCGCCGTCTCACCGCGGAAGGGTGCGGTGATCCACGCCGCGCCGCCGAAGGCGAACGCCCCGATCACATACAGCACCGCCAGGCCGACGACCCCTGCGACGGCCCAGGCCCCTATCCGTGCCCCCTCGCGTATCTGCCCCATGGTGTCCCCCTGTCACCCGATGGATCCTCGGCGTGGAACCGCCTTCCGCGATGGAGGACACAGCCCCCGCTGAAACGGTTCCGCTGACACAAGTGTCAGGACGGTCCGCCGACAGGGTCAAACGCCTTTTACGGGGCCCCAGTTGAGCCGCCCGGCGCGGACCGCGCGCGGACGCGCACCAGCAGGAGGGCGACATCGTCGTCGGGGCGGGGGCGCAGGGCGTTGAGGAGGGCGTCGCCGGTGTGTTCCAGGTCGGTGCCGGCCGGGGACCGCAGGAGGCGGGTGAAGGCGGCGAGACCGGTGTCGATCGGTTCCGCGCGCTTCTCGACCAGTCCGTCCGTGTAGAGGGCGAGCAACGAGCCGGGGGCGAGGTCCACTTCGACGGTGCCGAAGTCCACACCGCCCACGCCGAGCGGCACACCGCCGGGGATCTCGACGAGGCGCGCGTCGCCCTCGGCGGTGGCCAGGACGGGCGGCAGGTGTCCGGCACTGGACAGGGCGCAGGTGCCGCGGTTCAGGTCGCAGACGCCGTACACACAGGTGGCGATGGCGTCGCCGAGCGGGCCGGCGATGTCGTCGAGGTGCCGCAGCAGCTCCGCGGGCTCCAGGTCGAGGCGGGCGAGCGCACGGGTGGCGCTGCTCAACTGCCCCATGATCGCGGCGGCTTGGACGCCCTTGCCCATCACGTCCCCGACGACGAGCCCGGTGCGCCCCGGCCCGAGCGGCAGGACGTCGTACCAGTCGCCGCCGACGTCGCTGAGGGCCGGGCGGTACCGGGCGGCGATGTCGAGTCCCTCGCGCCGGGCGGGGGTGGCGGGGAGCAGGCTGCGCTGGAGGGTGAGGGCGGTGGCGCGTTCCCGGCCGTACAGGCGGGCGTTGTCGATGCTGATGGCGGCGCGGGCGGCCAGCTCCGAGGCGAGGAGGCGGTCCTGGTCGTCGAAGGGGCGCTCGTTGGCCGTGCGGTAGAGGCTGAGGGTGCCGAGCACACTGCCCCGGGCCACCAGGGGCAGCGCCATGTAGGAGTGGACGCCCGCCGCGAGGAGGGCGTGGGCGGCGGGGGCGTCCCGGGCGATCCGCCGCATGCTCCGTTCGTCCACCCGCTCGATCAGGACCGGCCGGGCGCTGCGGACGCACTGGGTGATGACCCTCGACAACCGGTGGGCGGCCAGTTCGCCGATGGGGTCGGCGGCGTGCATCGCGTCGGAGGGGTGGGCGACCGCCACGGCCAGGGCCCGGAACTCGGCGGGCAGGTCACCGGTCACGGCGGGCACGCTGCCGAGTGTCACGACGGATTCCAGGACGTCCACGGCGGCCAGGTCCGCCACCTGCGGTACGGCCACGTCGGCCAGTTCCCGCGCGGTCTGCTCCAGGTCCAGCGTGGTGCCGATCCGTACCCCGGCGTCCGCGATCACGGCCAGGCGCCGGCGGGCCTCGGCGACCTCGGCGGCGGCCCGCTGGCGTTCGGTGATGTCCAGGACGGCCATGGCGAGGCCGAGCACCCGTCCGTTGGTGTCCTCGATGCGGTGGTACGACTCGGAGTAGGTGCGGCTCTGGCTGTCCGCGGCCGTGTGGCCGACGGTGTGCTGGTCGAGCAGGGATCTGCCGGTCTCCAGGACGTGCCGCATCCGGGCCTCGATGGCCTCCACGTCCAGGTCCGGGAGCACCTCGGCGATCCGGCGGCCCACCAGGGCCGATTCGGGGACGCCGTTGATGCGTTCCAGCGCGGGGTTCACCCCGATCCACCGCAGGGCGGTGTCGAAGACGGCGATGCCCACGGGGGTCTGGTTGACGAGGCTGTGGGAGAGGGCGAGGTCCCGCTCGACGCCGCGTACGGTCATCGCGTCCGCGGCCAGTCCGAGCAGATGGGGCTCGCCCTCCCGGTCCAGCAGCCGCATCGTGCGGAACTCCACGGCGCGCTCTCCGCCGTCCCGGTGCCGCAGCGGAAAGACCCCCACCCATCGGGCGCCCGCGCTGACCTGGTCGAAGAGTTCCCGGGCGCGGGGCCGGTTCTCGGGGGTGACCAGCAGATGGTCGGCGCGCTGTCCGAGCGCCTCCCGCGCGGGATGGCCGAGCAGCTGTTCCATCGCGGGGCTCCACAGCGCGATCCGGCCCTCCGCGTCCAGGACCACCGACGCGACGTGCAACAGGTCCAGCAGCCCGCCGGGCGTCGCCAGGGTCTCGTCGCGATCTGGGGTCGCATACCCGTGCATGCGGGCCGCTCCTTCCGGCGCGGCAAGAGCACCACCGTTGTCCGGCATGTCGTCCGATGAGGTCAGGGTACGACCGGAGCCTCCGGAACGCCTCGCGGCGTCGGGGGACCCG encodes the following:
- a CDS encoding PaaI family thioesterase, yielding MTTSDAIVVPELYVGYPGVAFGGYVAGVLAERSGAKTVRVDFRGPVPVGVPVRVTGTAAGSVEAGEPGRPLAAARPAELPLDVPAAPSWDEAAAAAERYRAEPPTGVVDCFGCGLRAADRGLRVHCAPVPGRDLVASAWTPSHAFADPDGLLPPRLVWGALDCPGNWAGRYLGTQRPGAVTAALTGTVLRPVVTGERYLVYAWLLSESGRKHTMGVALTTAEGELCAVSRSLWIDPRTAAS
- a CDS encoding ricin-type beta-trefoil lectin domain protein, with amino-acid sequence MTTGADFAFADTEPRDRDEERADAVPSAEELLAAHGRSVLDYASLCTVPRRGAAERLAGQAFRNAHADLAPHVGAGFPWRPRLLTAVHDAALEWRTDDRRSSLHPDLRDGVPGDARPAAPATGPGSGTGGLVLRALRNLPDRVQSLLWHTVVEAEDLETVAPLLGAEPFLLNPGRARALLRDECVRVHLDRAPDERCRRLNRLIDVHARPGTTEMMAEVRDHLDVCAYCRAAVDRLDQSPDRLPTLLAEAVLGFRAADYLATRPARRATASARVRSASAPVTEDEGTPPAAPVAPAPRRRRWPLLVVSGVVLCGVVAATPMVLGGTDGDREAAGASVPGPAAPSSGTAPGRSAVPPAREAPAPGTGEAAATRLRNARTGLCLDLRAATDATDVEGVPAVTAECGESATQLWWLEDGGRLRNRAAPDLCLNAEPQGTVALRPCADQRGADGEASDDGDTRYDLADDGLLTLAALPGVAMTPIRLAEGAVILLEPVPEDRVRRSQRWRADEGAAGTPLPSGAVREAAASTDG
- a CDS encoding SpoIIE family protein phosphatase translates to MHGYATPDRDETLATPGGLLDLLHVASVVLDAEGRIALWSPAMEQLLGHPAREALGQRADHLLVTPENRPRARELFDQVSAGARWVGVFPLRHRDGGERAVEFRTMRLLDREGEPHLLGLAADAMTVRGVERDLALSHSLVNQTPVGIAVFDTALRWIGVNPALERINGVPESALVGRRIAEVLPDLDVEAIEARMRHVLETGRSLLDQHTVGHTAADSQSRTYSESYHRIEDTNGRVLGLAMAVLDITERQRAAAEVAEARRRLAVIADAGVRIGTTLDLEQTARELADVAVPQVADLAAVDVLESVVTLGSVPAVTGDLPAEFRALAVAVAHPSDAMHAADPIGELAAHRLSRVITQCVRSARPVLIERVDERSMRRIARDAPAAHALLAAGVHSYMALPLVARGSVLGTLSLYRTANERPFDDQDRLLASELAARAAISIDNARLYGRERATALTLQRSLLPATPARREGLDIAARYRPALSDVGGDWYDVLPLGPGRTGLVVGDVMGKGVQAAAIMGQLSSATRALARLDLEPAELLRHLDDIAGPLGDAIATCVYGVCDLNRGTCALSSAGHLPPVLATAEGDARLVEIPGGVPLGVGGVDFGTVEVDLAPGSLLALYTDGLVEKRAEPIDTGLAAFTRLLRSPAGTDLEHTGDALLNALRPRPDDDVALLLVRVRARSAPGGSTGAP
- a CDS encoding hydrophobic protein — encoded protein: MVPLLLVLLLAVVLFGAGFAVKVLWWLAIAVLVVWLLGFVMRSTTTGGGRGRWYRW